In the Channa argus isolate prfri chromosome 6, Channa argus male v1.0, whole genome shotgun sequence genome, AAAGACTAAGGGAAAGGGAGAAAGGGACCGAGGAGGAGAGGTGGAGAGGGAAAGTGCAAGTCTAGAAACAGACAGTGTGTTGGCTGCATGAGTGGGAAGACTGGTGCAAGGAGGGCCAAAGAAAAAAGGTGGGCAGAGTCCAGGGTCAGGTCTATggcaataaatgtaattaaaactcTTGTTATATGCAAAATATTGCTTTGAAATGTACatagatgtaaaacaaaaacagaatttaaaaattaGGACACACAAAAAGTCGGATAATTTGCACAAAGTTGAATTTACTGACCATTTTTTCGTGTCAaagcaaagaaattaaaaaatgcattattgtCATCTGTGACACACCAATGTGATGGTCAGTGTCGGGCTATTCCTGTCAATCTGCCTTCTCATGGAGGTGTGTTTTCAACCGTCTGCACTAGTGTGACCCCTGTCGGTGGCTTTTTAACTTATTCAACATCTCAAATTGCGTTGATCCCCTCATTGACAAAGACCACACTGATTAGCTATGAGCTCAGAGAATCGGTGGAAGAGAAGAGACCAAAGAATTAACAACGCGACTACAATTTCTAATTTAACTTTTGTAACTAATTTGTAACTTGGAACTAATTCatattttcaaatcaaagaaGCTTTAAACCATCTGTGATGAGCAAGTGTGGTGAGAAATTTATAGGCTATGGCtggtttgtttacagtttgtcccagctctgttgttttctcttcttctcatgTAGAGATACTAAATGCTACAtattgattatgtttttgttgtgtgttcaAGTGTCACTTTGCTGACTGGACAACACAGCACTTGGTCTTCATTGCTGCTAGTTTTTGATGTCAGTTTAGTGAGTCATGACCTTTAAAAagccttgtatttgttttattatatttataggTGCTGTCACAGACAAGAGATTGTGTGATGGAGgtgaagacataaaaaaactCCAGAGCCCATACACTGACACATCTCAGCTCCGCATCACCAATATGGTGTACAAAGCTGTTTATGCTGTAGCTCATGCCATTCATAATGCTGTGTGTCAGGAGACAAATTCTACAACTCAGTGTGACAAACTCTCCAGGACAGAGTCCAAACAGGTCAGTTGTAATAAATACTAGGATAGCtcctaaatatttttaacaatacatACTTTCAGAAAGCACTTTACTTATTCTTGGTAAATGGCTACGAAGGTTCGAGGCGTCCATCTTAGCAATTTACCAAgaataagtaaaaatatttaggaGCTGTCTATGATAAGTGTATGAGTGTCTATGATAACAccaaagagaacaaagagtagaatCGCATTGGATTATACTTATAGATCATATTATAGATTGtaaaggtgtacctaataaagtggccagtgagtctACATGCTTTATTTCTGTCCCTGATTATAACACAGGTTCTCACTCAGCTGAAGAAAGTAAATTTCTCTCAAAATGGTTATCATGTGTCATTTGATGCTAATGGGGATCCTGTAGCCACATATGAGCTGGTTAACTGGCAGAAAAGTAAAAGTGGCAGCCTTGAGTTTGTGACAGTAGGATATTATGATGCGTCACTGCCGGTGGGCCAGGAATTTCATATCAACACAAACATCACCTGGATGGAGGATAGGACACAGGTAAAGAAGGAATCTTTTTCCAAAACTTGATatctgtgagtttgtgtttatatACTGTTTATGGCAGGTACcagtgtcagtgtgcagtgACAGCTGTCCTCCAGGAACTCATAAagtgctgcagaaaggaaaacccATCTGCTGTTATGACTGTATACCATGTCCTGAGAGAGAGATCAGCAATGCTACAGGTAAAATATCTTGTTTTTCACATAACtgtaatacataaaatataagactgctaacatttttttgtgatcTGTTTTCTCAGATTCACCTAATTGTTTCCCTTGCCCCAACGAACTATGGCCTAATGCTGAAAGAGACACATGTTTCCCGAAGCCCGTAGAGTTTCTTTTCATTGATGAAGTACTAGGAATCATCCTGGCTGCATTCTCAATTGGTGGTGCCTCTCTCTCCATTACAATAGCAATCATATTCTTTCATCACAGAACCTCCCCGATTGTTAAggccaacaactctgagctgagcttcctgctgctcttctccttgactctgtgTTTCTTATGTTCATTAACTTTCATTGGAGCACCCTCTGAgtggtcctgcatgctgcgccacacagcatttgggatcacctttgtcctctgcatctcttGTGTTCTTGGGAAAACTATAGTTGTGTTAATGGCCTTCAAAGCTACACTTCCAGGTAGTAACATCATGAAATGGTTTGGTCCTCTACAGCAAAGACTGACTGTAGTGTCTTTCACACTCATCCAAGTTCTAATATGTACAGTTTGGTTGGTTGTTAGTCCTCCTTTTCCAATGAAAAACCTCATCACATACAAAGATAGAATCATCCTGGAGTGTGCATTAGGTTCAGCTCTTGGATTCTGGGCTGTGCTTGGGTACATAGGTCTActggctgtgttttgctttgtgttagcTGTTCTGGCCCGAAAACTGCctgataattttaatgaagccaagtttatcaccttcagcatgttgatattCTGTGCAGTCTGGATCACATTTATCCCAGCTtatgtcagctctcctgggaaaTTTACTGTAGCTGTAGAAATCTTTGCCATTCTGGCCTCTAGTTTTGGActaatactgtgtatatttgctccaaagtgttttatcatcttATTTAAACCAGAGAAGAACACCAAGAAACATTTGATGAACAAAAATCAATATTAAGTTTACTGGAAATGACAGGATAAATACAGATTTTGCTTTGTGCATATAACacaaattacactttttaaCATTGTATAATTAATGTGAGAATTTTTTGAATGTTTATGTCATtacatttaaagatttttttctatcacatactaaaaatgtcaaaataaataaagtcaaaattcTTACCAAAGTTATGAGTTTTGGAAGTTGCTATTGTAATAGTAGTTCACCCCAGGTTAAGGGGgcttaattatatatatatatatatatatatatatatatatatatatgtatgacaatacaaataaaagctgGTTATATTTTGATTAAATGCATATTTCCCAGTTGagaacatttcagatttctttttagACTTTTATAACTGTAGCAGAAGGCTCATTAAGTATTTATCACATATAATTGTTGGATAGATGATGACAGGCCAACATCATAATAGGCCACCAAAATATGACCATGCATTTGATTGTAAAGACCAAGGCAACAAGTTACCCAGTGGctgttttgtttaacattttgaaacCTAGCATTTAATTCCTTTTCTCAATTTGGCACGCAATTTCCCACTAAATCCCATTGCTATACACACCATCACATGACCCGATGCATATTAATACACTTCAGTCCATGCACCTACCTTTAAGTTGATAACTACAGTCGCTGGTTAAGGTTTTTTTCATGTCTAAAGTGTGTATGTCATGATAAGTTGATGCTGCTCAGCTCTTTTAAAAAATCACTGTCTAGAATAAATCTACTGTAACATGTGGAGCTGCTGTTGTAACAATAGAATGCAAAGGCTGTGACGGGAGAAACTAGGACCCAAAAGACTTTGAACCTGAGGACGGAAGAAAAAGCAGATGTAGTGGACAAATAGGGGGTCTGAAGGTAGCCAGGCAATCAGCCATCCAGGTGAAAATTTTCTCAGGGCAGGTAGGATGGCACAGCGGCTGCTCGAAGACATGCTGATAAGCAGGACTCCTTCCCGCAACTCATAATCTTACTAGAACTCCAGTCTaacagagggttgtgtcaggatcCCCGACTTCATTTCCTCcctcaggacttttattttgcgcccacttcctgtttcctggtttCGTCACGTTGTTCACTTTCCTAATCGCCgttaatcagtttcacctgctctcataACTTtgcttatatacctcctcagttccctcactAAGCTGCCAGGTTGTCTGCTTGATCACTGTGACCTTCCAGCCTTCATGAGAATTCGTCGTTGCTATCTATGGTTTGGACCACGTGACGTTTattgacctgactctgcctgctGCTCTGGTTTAGTGAGTAACTGCTACCTATTGTTCCCTCTGTTGCCGACTTTGTAACTTACGCTAAGGATTATGAGTATTGCTAAATGCCAGTAAGAAATCAAGGTTCATTACGGACCCTTGTAACCATGCCGTCAGGAAGAGAATGACTTCTATGCCCATGTTTGACTCCATGCAATTTCCCACCTGTGAAGCTCAGACTGGTGTTTGTCTATGTGCCCATGTGTATTAACACTGAGTATTAAACCAAGCATCACGGACTTCTTCAGTGTTACTAAGTGTATATGTTCACTGAAAAGGATTTTGGATTTATTAGATATTGTGTCACTAAGAGGTTTTTAGAGTTCTTTTCACATCAGGGATTGGAGATCCACCACGGCTACACTGCCAGGACCAGATCCTTATCTCCCCTCCAGACTCAGCTCTTCTGCCCACGTACGCACCCCAGTAAGTCCTGCCTTTTGTTTTAGACTCCATTTCCCCACAAGTCAGTATTAAGTACTCATCTGTGTGTCCTCcctcatagactggagatcaGCGCCACCTAGCGAGTTGGAGGGCAACCACATCACCATCCTGCGTTGCCAACAATAACTTTCTTTAATAAACGTAATTAAAACTGAGAAGTTGTGtcaagcaccttattgggtccaatCCTAAAAACTAGCCCTTTACAGGTTGTGCTTTAATAACCAAGTGGAGCTGAAAATTAGGGGTAAGTGAGAACAATGAATGATCTGAAATGTGGTGATCTTATGGTATTGGGTTAAGTTCCTAAAATAACataattagttattttattcTGCAGCATAAAATTCATCAACAAAAACCCCACTCCTGCTATTTTTGCTggtttttacagtatgtgtctctTTACAGCCACATTCACTGTATAACTGGTGATCACAAGCTATATCCGGTCACTATAATCAGAAAGATTGTTGTAAAAGAGGTAAGCGTGCTAAACCAAATTACAAATTGGAAGTTTAGTAATACTAATGTTAAAGTCGTGCAAACGAGGCCTATTTATGGCCTAAAGATAGCTGTTAATTGTATTTAATCTTCAAACAGCACTGAAGTATGATCAGGTTAATTTTAGCCAATACTAGGCGTCGATCCAACCTAACGTGTAAAGGTTTAAGCaagattttacctttttatacaAATAAGGTGActtcattaaaatatgtttaagcaacaacaaacaagaCCCTTTTTTAAGATTAGAAAACTTTGTGCAACACGTCACTATATTCACATTAGTGCCAAAAAAAGGCCACGGGGCAGGGCACATTTATTTTGGTGTATATTGTACTGACAGCCTACAGTGAGGAGGGAACCTTTGTCTGAACAGCTATAAAAACCATCACACTTGTGTTCCAATGCCTACACTTGAGGGATGGAGATCTCAATTCTAATTATTGGTCTGAGATTAACTCTAGGTTTCTTTGAGCTGAACTTGGGTCTTGCATTGAATTATCCTGGGGATGGTCTGAAACAAAGGGCTCTCTGCACAGAGGCCAGGGCTGCTGGTAAAGTTACTACTGAGGATTCATCTGTCATATGTAAACTACAAGGTACAGCTCATCTACCTGCATTCCAAATGGATGGTGACTACATAATCGGTGGTGCTTTCTTCATACACTACAACACGCAGGCACTAGAGCATAACTACACCACAATGCCTGAGCCACTGAGGTGCACAGGAAGGTCAGTATGAAAGAGTTTGTGGTGACAAATGTTTGACTCAAATTAACCTGATGTTATACACTTGTTGCAATGATTCTGTGCGACAATTAATGTTcataaaatattagtttatcCCTTTtgtgaaattaatatttgaaacAAGCACTTTTGTGTTAACTTACTAaattaaaagatacattttagtGGTCCGATTTCAGTAGCAGTGCAGCTTTTTGCAGAGAGGATAAAAATAGTTATTGTTTACTGCATATTTATATTGAACTTCTTAACTTTCCTGATgatatgcacatttaaatatgtacaaGTGTCTTTGTACAGAATTCACTCCCGTGAACTCCGCTTCTCACGAGCAATGATTTTTGCCATAGAGGAGATTAACAACAGTTCAAAGCTGCTTCCAGGCATCAGACTCGGTTATCAGATCCATGACTCATGTTCTGCAGTTCCCATGGCAGTGAAAGTAGCATTCCAGCTTACAAATGGCCTGGACCATGTGTTTTATACTGGTGACAATTGCTCCCAATCTGGTATGGTGATGGCTGTTGTTGGTGATTCTGGGTCCACGTCATCTATCAGCATGTCACGTATTACTGGGTCCTTTACCATCCCTCAagtaaatatattcaaataatttatttttgttttgtttttagtgaaCCGTGGTAAAATTGTGCATGAGCAGATTTTTGGGTTGTGACAAAGATTGTTAAAGATTTATagagtgtatttttttctttttttctttaggtgaGTCACTTTGCCACTTGTGCCTGTTTGTCCAATAAGCAGCAGTATCCCAATTTCTTCAGAACCATCCCCAGTGACCAGTTCCAAGCTATTGCACTGGCAAAGCTGGTGAAACAGTTTGGCTGGACTTGGATAGGTGCAGTTCGTTCAGATTCAGACTATGGAAATAATGGCATGGCATCTTTCCTTAAAGCAGCATACAAAGAGGGAATCTGTGTTGAATACTCTGAATCATTCTACCGTACCCACCCACGTAGCAGGATCCAGAGAGTGGCTGATGTGATCCGCAGGTTTTTACATCACCTATTCTTGTTTCCTATCCTTTAAACTATTCTCCTTTACACAAAACCATTGTCAAACAATTTTATTTGGTGTCAGATTTGCCATTCTGACACCATTATTTTTGTTGATGTCATATGCAGTAAATATATTCAGTATACTagtaatttaaattcaaaaccaTCATAATGAGTGTTTTGTGAGATATATATCTATCTTTGTCTATATCAATACTGTCCAGGTCAACAGCTATGGTTGTTGTGGCATTTGCTTCATTTGGAGAAATGACGTTACTAATGGAGGAGTTGTCACGTGAACCTTCTCCACCTCGCCAGTGGATAGGCAGTGAGGGCTGGGTGACTGACCCAGACATGTTAAGGTTCACATTATGTGTTGGAGCCATTGGATTTGGTATTCCACGGTCTGTGATCCCAGGTCTGAGAGACTTCCTGCTGGATCTGTCTCCCACTGAAGTGGTAGCCTCGCAAATACTTACCGAGTTCTGGGAGGACGCATTCAACTGCAGCCTGGGAAAAAGTGAGACTTTTGTATTGagtattaaataatttacttgAAATTAAGATGCTGTCTTGTAGtgggcagtggctcagttggtagtgtggctgcctaccgaccataTAGGGTCGGAGATTTGCGCCCCGCTTTTCCCCAGCgaatgtctctgggcaaggcactgaacccccatCAGCCCATCCTCATCCCCAGTTGTGCAGTCTGGTAGAATTTGGGGAGAATTGCGTCAGTCTTTACACCGGATGCTTTTCCtgtgtgccaaatcaacatgcggacaaatgatcctctTTGGCGACTACATACGTAATTTATCTAGTTTCGTTGTTGGGCCCTTGTGATTGTGTTGTGGAGCTCTTTGTGttaaaaagttttcaaaaactaTAAGACCAAACactagtgttttattttaattagttgATTTTGATGTATGATGGAAATTATGAATAGCTTTGTAATTAATCTCACTTGATATAAAGATGCTGTTGTAGAGAACATTTTAAGAATCATAGaaatatgaaacacacacagagcatatAGACAGTACTCAGACATTTACTACTTTATCTTAATATATTCAAAGTAATGCTAATAATGCTGAACTGATAGTTATCCCAGatctttatttaattgttttacattttattttaaacccaaaaaaacaagttgaattggcaatttaaataaaaaaatcctactAAAATTCTTGATCTAATAGGAGGTATATGCAAAACATTGcttaaaaatatacttaaatgtagaacaaaaacagaatttaaaaattaaataggaTAATTTGCACAAAGTTGAATTTACTACATCTTAACCTTTTCAGCATCTTAAATTGCGTTGGTCCCCTCATTCAGAAAGACCACACTGATTGGCTCAACTCAGACAATTAGTGTAACAGAAGAGACCATAGATATAACTAAACCACTACAATTTCTAATTTGAATTTGTAACTAATTCATATTATCAATTCAAAGAAGTGCAGTGGGAAAATTATAAGCTAAGgctggtttgttttgttctcttcttCTCATGTAGGCAGAGCCCCTAAATGCTACCTGGCAGCTTCGCTTTTTCTGGTGTGTTACTTGTCCAGTCAGCAAAGTGAGACAACACAGCAGTTGTTCTTCCTTGCTGCTAGTTCTTTGAGTTTTTTAGTGAGTCATGGCCtttaaaaagccttttattttttaaatcatatttatagGTGCTGTCACAGACAAGAGATTGTGTGATGGAAGTGAAGACATTAAAAAACTACAGAGTCCGTACACTGACACATCTCAGCTCCGAATTACCAACATGGTGTACAAAGCTGTTTATGCTGTAGCTCATGCCATTCATAATGCTGTGTGTCAGGAGACAAATTCTACAACTCAGTGTGACAAACTCTCCAGGATAGAGTCCAAACAGGTCAGTTGTAATGAATAACAACACAAATACAGCTACTTAAtaggtttaaaaacattatatataaTTCTATATTAATATATCTATATTATAggatata is a window encoding:
- the LOC137129182 gene encoding extracellular calcium-sensing receptor-like translates to MDGDYIIGGAFFIHYNMQALEHNYTTVPEPLRCTGRIDSRNLRFSRAMIFAVEEINNSSKLLPGIRLGFQIHDSCAAVPMAVKVAFQLTNGLDPVFYTGDNCSQSGMVMAVVGDSGSTPSISMSRIIGRFNIPQVSHFATCACLSNKQQYPNFFRTIPSDQFQADALAKLVKQFGWTWIGAVRSDSDYGNNGMASFLKAAYKEGICVEYSESFYRTHPRSRIQRVADVIRRSTAIVVVAFASFGEMTLLMEELSLKPFPPRQWIGSEGWVTHPDMLKFTFCAGAIGFGIPRSVIPGLRDFLLGLSLSEVAASPILTEFWEDAFNCRLEKGAVTDKRLCDGGEDIKKLQSPYTDTSQLRITNMVYKAVYAVAHAIHNAVCQETNSTTQCDKLSRTESKQVLTQLKKVNFSQNGYHVSFDANGDPVATYELVNWQKSKSGSLEFVTVGYYDASLPVGQEFHINTNITWMEDRTQVPVSVCSDSCPPGTHKVLQKGKPICCYDCIPCPEREISNATDSPNCFPCPNELWPNAERDTCFPKPVEFLFIDEVLGIILAAFSIGGASLSITIAIIFFHHRTSPIVKANNSELSFLLLFSLTLCFLCSLTFIGAPSEWSCMLRHTAFGITFVLCISCVLGKTIVVLMAFKATLPGSNIMKWFGPLQQRLTVVSFTLIQVLICTVWLVVSPPFPMKNLITYKDRIILECALGSALGFWAVLGYIGLLAVFCFVLAVLARKLPDNFNEAKFITFSMLIFCAVWITFIPAYVSSPGKFTVAVEIFAILASSFGLILCIFAPKCFIILFKPEKNTKKHLMNKNQY